The following coding sequences are from one Pseudopipra pipra isolate bDixPip1 chromosome 16, bDixPip1.hap1, whole genome shotgun sequence window:
- the LYRM1 gene encoding LYR motif-containing protein 1 isoform X3 has translation MIRFWLNLKKKKMTPATRQKVLGLYRKIFQIAKKWQSASGQTEETVKEKEYIQNEARTLFRKNKHVTDPKLIEQCIEECEARIEIGLHYNIPYPRPIHLPPMGLAHKQGRTLRHQEKLRKISKPIYLKSHDEVS, from the exons ATGATTCGGTTTTGGctgaatcttaaaaaaaaaaag ATGACCCCAGCGACTCGACAAAAAGTTCTTGGCCTTTACCGCAAGATATTTCAAATAGCCAAAAAATGGCAGTCGGCATCAGGACAGACAGAGGAGACTGTTAAAGAGAAAGAGTACATTCAAAATGAGGCCAGAACGTTATTCCGAAAAAACAAACAC GTAACAGATCCAAAGCTGATTGAGCAGTGCATAGAAGAATGTGAGGCAAGAATAGAAATTGGACTGCACTATAATATCCCCTACCCGAGACCT atccATCTGCCTCCTATGGGTCTCGCCCATAAACAAGGTCGTACGTTGCGACACCAGGAAAAGTTAAGGAAGATTTCTAAGCCAATATACCTGAAATCCCATGATGAAGTTTCATAG
- the LYRM1 gene encoding LYR motif-containing protein 1 isoform X2, whose protein sequence is MTPATRQKVLGLYRKIFQIAKKWQSASGQTEETVKEKEYIQNEARTLFRKNKHVTDPKLIEQCIEECEARIEIGLHYNIPYPRPIHLPPMGLAHKQGRTLRHQEKLRKISKPIYLKSHDEVS, encoded by the exons ATGACCCCAGCGACTCGACAAAAAGTTCTTGGCCTTTACCGCAAGATATTTCAAATAGCCAAAAAATGGCAGTCGGCATCAGGACAGACAGAGGAGACTGTTAAAGAGAAAGAGTACATTCAAAATGAGGCCAGAACGTTATTCCGAAAAAACAAACAC GTAACAGATCCAAAGCTGATTGAGCAGTGCATAGAAGAATGTGAGGCAAGAATAGAAATTGGACTGCACTATAATATCCCCTACCCGAGACCT atccATCTGCCTCCTATGGGTCTCGCCCATAAACAAGGTCGTACGTTGCGACACCAGGAAAAGTTAAGGAAGATTTCTAAGCCAATATACCTGAAATCCCATGATGAAGTTTCATAG
- the LYRM1 gene encoding LYR motif-containing protein 1 isoform X1, protein MNSCLMSFTSSSICGKESENAKAQPMPRRGATHFCSNSNTKKLKNERMTPATRQKVLGLYRKIFQIAKKWQSASGQTEETVKEKEYIQNEARTLFRKNKHVTDPKLIEQCIEECEARIEIGLHYNIPYPRPIHLPPMGLAHKQGRTLRHQEKLRKISKPIYLKSHDEVS, encoded by the exons ATGAATAGCTGCTTAATGTCTTTTACATCATCCAGCATATGTGGGAAGGAGAGCGAGAATGCAAAAGCGCAGCCCATGCCTAGACGAGGGGCTACACACTTCTGTAGCAATTCCAACACAAAGAAGTTAAAGAATGAAAGG ATGACCCCAGCGACTCGACAAAAAGTTCTTGGCCTTTACCGCAAGATATTTCAAATAGCCAAAAAATGGCAGTCGGCATCAGGACAGACAGAGGAGACTGTTAAAGAGAAAGAGTACATTCAAAATGAGGCCAGAACGTTATTCCGAAAAAACAAACAC GTAACAGATCCAAAGCTGATTGAGCAGTGCATAGAAGAATGTGAGGCAAGAATAGAAATTGGACTGCACTATAATATCCCCTACCCGAGACCT atccATCTGCCTCCTATGGGTCTCGCCCATAAACAAGGTCGTACGTTGCGACACCAGGAAAAGTTAAGGAAGATTTCTAAGCCAATATACCTGAAATCCCATGATGAAGTTTCATAG